In Haloimpatiens massiliensis, the following are encoded in one genomic region:
- the mutS gene encoding DNA mismatch repair protein MutS, which produces MSLTPMMKQYLEVKERCGDCILFFRLGDFYEMFFQDAETASRELELVLTGRDCGLEERAPMCGIPYHAASNYISRLVQKGYKVAICEQLEDPSLAKGIVKRDIIKIITPGTLTDSSFLNEGENNYIMSLFSNQVRGLCGMSFSDISTGEFNCTLCPNNISIILDEISKFHPKEILIQQDLDEKLVKAIREKYNISFSKYDNEYFCTDSLKNINNHFKTLDTKDVDDCILYSCNGLLNYIKDTQKITLSNIDLINIYNIVDYLAIDSNSRRNLELTETLRDKTKKGSLLWVLDKTSTAMGARELRRWIDQPLVRKCEIDERLNSVEELVENLSLTDDLKIALKEIYDIERLAGKISSQSINAKEMIALKNSIGNIPRVKEILSKFESSLFKKMYSNLDELEDIHKLINESINENPSLSLKEGDIIKDGFNSSVDELRGAKTHGKEWIARLENSEKEVTGIKSLKVGFNKVFGYFIEIRKTNLELVPKDRYIRKQTLANAERYITEELKEVEEKLLGAEGKLIDLEYSIFVEIREKIEREIGRLKNSAKIISAVDCLCSLATVALENNYCKPNINEKENINIVGGRHPVVEKVIATGNFIENDVFLDQKSNRFLLITGPNMAGKSTYMRQIALITILAQIGSFVPAKSADISICDKIFTRIGASDDLASGKSTFMVEMWEVANILKNATSKSLILLDEVGRGTSTYDGLSIAWAVIEYICSTPHLKSKTLFATHYHELTKLEGKIEGLKNYSVSVKEDGKDIVFLRKIVQGGADQSYGIQVAKLAGLPEEVLKRADEILKDLEGNNNKDVVLEVDDYIYSNTETTTNYKEINERPKSCLEVDEAALDLQKESIKSKENMANNDIIKEDNSIVTQLNFSDIEKENLINYIKSIDVLKLNPMEGFNKLYEIIEKAKSI; this is translated from the coding sequence ATGAGTTTAACACCTATGATGAAGCAATATTTAGAGGTTAAAGAACGTTGCGGCGATTGCATATTGTTTTTTAGATTAGGAGACTTTTATGAGATGTTTTTTCAGGATGCTGAGACTGCATCTAGAGAGTTGGAACTAGTATTGACGGGACGAGACTGTGGGCTTGAAGAAAGGGCTCCAATGTGCGGAATACCATATCATGCAGCTAGTAATTATATAAGTAGATTAGTGCAAAAGGGTTATAAAGTTGCTATATGTGAACAATTGGAAGATCCTTCTTTGGCAAAAGGAATAGTCAAAAGGGATATAATTAAAATCATAACTCCTGGAACACTTACAGATTCATCTTTCTTAAATGAAGGAGAAAACAACTATATAATGAGTTTGTTTAGTAACCAGGTTAGAGGATTATGTGGTATGAGTTTCTCTGATATTTCCACAGGAGAATTTAATTGTACTTTATGCCCAAATAATATAAGTATTATATTAGACGAAATATCTAAATTTCATCCAAAAGAAATTCTTATACAACAAGATTTAGATGAAAAATTAGTAAAAGCTATAAGGGAGAAATATAATATATCTTTTTCTAAATATGATAATGAGTATTTTTGTACAGATAGTTTGAAAAATATAAATAATCATTTTAAAACTTTAGATACTAAAGATGTAGATGATTGTATATTGTACTCTTGTAATGGGTTATTAAATTATATAAAAGACACTCAAAAGATAACCTTGTCTAATATAGATTTAATAAATATATATAATATAGTAGACTATTTAGCAATAGACTCTAATTCTAGAAGAAATTTAGAACTGACAGAAACCCTTAGAGATAAAACTAAAAAAGGATCTCTCCTTTGGGTTCTAGATAAAACTAGTACTGCCATGGGAGCTAGAGAGTTAAGAAGATGGATAGACCAGCCTTTAGTTAGAAAGTGTGAAATAGATGAAAGACTGAATAGTGTTGAGGAATTAGTTGAGAATTTATCTTTAACAGATGATTTAAAAATTGCTTTAAAGGAAATATATGATATAGAGAGATTGGCAGGAAAGATATCTTCTCAAAGCATAAATGCCAAAGAGATGATAGCTTTAAAAAACTCTATAGGTAATATACCAAGGGTAAAAGAAATTTTATCTAAGTTTGAAAGTAGTTTATTTAAAAAAATGTACAGCAATCTAGATGAATTAGAGGATATACACAAGCTAATTAATGAATCTATAAATGAAAATCCATCACTGTCTTTAAAAGAAGGAGATATAATAAAGGATGGCTTCAATTCATCAGTGGATGAGCTCAGAGGTGCTAAAACTCATGGTAAAGAGTGGATTGCGAGGCTTGAAAATAGTGAAAAAGAAGTTACAGGTATAAAGTCGTTAAAAGTAGGATTTAATAAAGTTTTCGGATACTTTATTGAAATTAGAAAGACAAATTTAGAATTAGTTCCTAAGGATAGATATATAAGAAAGCAAACTCTTGCTAATGCAGAGAGATATATAACAGAGGAATTAAAAGAAGTAGAAGAAAAACTTTTAGGAGCAGAAGGAAAATTAATAGACTTAGAATATAGCATATTTGTAGAAATAAGAGAAAAAATAGAAAGAGAAATAGGAAGACTGAAAAATTCAGCAAAAATAATATCCGCTGTAGATTGTTTATGTTCTTTAGCTACCGTGGCATTAGAAAATAACTACTGTAAACCTAATATAAATGAAAAAGAAAATATAAATATAGTAGGTGGAAGACATCCGGTAGTTGAGAAGGTTATAGCCACAGGAAATTTTATAGAAAATGATGTTTTTTTAGATCAAAAGAGTAATAGATTTTTACTAATTACTGGTCCTAATATGGCAGGAAAATCAACCTATATGAGACAGATAGCTTTAATAACAATACTAGCTCAAATAGGAAGTTTTGTTCCAGCTAAATCTGCTGATATAAGTATATGTGATAAAATATTTACACGAATAGGGGCTTCTGATGATTTAGCCTCTGGTAAAAGTACATTTATGGTAGAAATGTGGGAAGTAGCTAATATACTTAAAAATGCTACAAGCAAAAGTTTAATTTTACTAGATGAAGTAGGTCGTGGAACCAGTACTTATGATGGACTTAGTATAGCTTGGGCAGTTATAGAGTACATTTGTTCTACACCACATTTAAAAAGCAAAACATTATTTGCCACTCATTATCATGAACTTACAAAATTAGAAGGAAAAATTGAAGGACTTAAAAATTATTCTGTTTCTGTAAAAGAAGATGGAAAAGATATAGTGTTTCTTCGTAAAATTGTACAGGGGGGAGCGGATCAGTCCTATGGTATTCAAGTAGCTAAATTGGCTGGTTTACCTGAAGAAGTGCTAAAGAGAGCAGATGAAATATTAAAGGATTTAGAAGGAAATAATAATAAAGATGTAGTGTTGGAAGTGGATGATTATATATATTCTAATACAGAAACTACTACAAATTATAAAGAAATAAATGAGAGGCCAAAGAGTTGTTTAGAAGTAGATGAAGCAGCTTTAGATTTACAAAAGGAAAGTATTAAAAGTAAGGAAAACATGGCAAACAATGATATAATAAAAGAAGATAATAGTATAGTAACGCAACTGAATTTTTCAGATATAGAGAAAGAAAATTTGATAAACTATATTAAAAGTATAGATGTGTTAAAGTTAAATCCTATGGAGGGTTTTAATAAATTGTATGAAATAATCGAAAAGGCAAAATCTATTTAG
- the miaB gene encoding tRNA (N6-isopentenyl adenosine(37)-C2)-methylthiotransferase MiaB translates to MKDKLKQTYFIETWGCQMNEEDSEKISGMLKNMDYKRTLNREDADIIIFNTCCVRENAEQKVFGNLGAIKALKRKNPNLIIVVSGCMIQQESMAEEIAKKFPFVSLLIGTHNAYKFPEYLNRLKNGEKQIIDIWKQEGEIIEGLPVDRKSSVKAFVTIMYGCNNFCTYCIVPYVRGRERSRKPEDIENEIKELIAKGYKEITLLGQNVNSYGKGLEPSINFAELLRRIDKIEGLERIKFMTSHPKDLSEEVIDVIASGRALCEHIHLPVQSGSSKILKNMNRHYSKEQYLKLVKMIKEKIPNVALTTDIIVGFPGETEEDFEETIDLVKEVGYDSAFTFLYSIRKGTPAAEYEEQIDEKTKHERFNRLVEVVNDIVISKNKAFEGKVVEVLVEGFSKNNEERLMGRTRDGRLVNFEGNKQDIGKLINIKITRSQGFSLLGEKVI, encoded by the coding sequence ATGAAAGATAAATTAAAACAAACCTATTTCATTGAGACTTGGGGTTGTCAAATGAATGAAGAAGATTCCGAGAAAATATCTGGAATGTTAAAAAATATGGATTATAAAAGAACATTAAATAGAGAAGATGCAGATATAATTATATTTAATACCTGTTGTGTTAGAGAAAATGCAGAACAAAAGGTATTTGGAAATTTAGGGGCTATAAAAGCTTTAAAAAGAAAAAATCCAAACCTTATAATAGTTGTTTCAGGATGTATGATTCAGCAAGAAAGTATGGCAGAGGAGATAGCTAAAAAATTTCCTTTTGTTAGTTTATTAATAGGAACACATAATGCTTATAAATTTCCTGAGTATTTAAATAGACTTAAAAATGGAGAAAAACAAATTATTGATATATGGAAGCAAGAAGGAGAAATAATAGAAGGTCTTCCTGTAGATAGAAAAAGTTCTGTAAAGGCTTTTGTAACTATTATGTATGGTTGCAATAATTTCTGTACTTATTGCATAGTTCCATATGTAAGAGGAAGAGAAAGAAGTAGAAAACCTGAAGATATAGAAAATGAAATTAAAGAATTAATAGCTAAGGGATATAAAGAGATAACTTTACTTGGTCAAAATGTTAATTCTTATGGAAAGGGATTGGAACCATCCATTAATTTTGCAGAGTTATTGAGAAGAATTGATAAAATAGAAGGACTAGAAAGAATTAAGTTTATGACATCTCATCCTAAGGATTTATCAGAAGAGGTTATAGATGTTATAGCAAGTGGAAGAGCTCTTTGTGAACACATACACTTACCGGTACAGTCTGGTTCTAGTAAAATACTTAAAAATATGAATAGACATTATTCAAAGGAACAGTATTTAAAGCTAGTTAAAATGATTAAAGAAAAGATTCCAAATGTAGCGTTAACTACAGATATAATAGTAGGTTTTCCTGGAGAAACAGAAGAGGATTTTGAGGAAACTATAGATTTAGTTAAAGAGGTTGGTTATGATTCAGCATTTACATTCTTGTATTCTATAAGAAAAGGTACCCCAGCAGCTGAATATGAAGAACAAATTGATGAAAAGACAAAACATGAAAGATTTAATAGACTAGTAGAAGTGGTTAATGATATAGTAATCAGTAAAAATAAAGCCTTTGAAGGTAAAGTAGTAGAAGTTTTAGTTGAGGGCTTTAGCAAGAATAATGAAGAAAGACTTATGGGAAGAACAAGAGATGGAAGACTTGTTAATTTTGAAGGAAATAAGCAGGATATAGGTAAACTTATAAATATTAAAATAACAAGATCTCAAGGTTTTTCATTACTAGGGGAAAAGGTTATATAA